Genomic segment of Dehalobacter sp. 12DCB1:
CCTTCCCATTGCTCATTTACAATTGAGTAGCCCTTCCAACTATCCGGTAACGCAAAATTAAAACCATACACTGTGTTTTGATAGATCACCGGATTGTTGTCTCCATTTGCCTCATTTGATCCGTTTGAGCCGGTCATCTGACCTGTCTGGTTTGTATCCTGATTCAAACCATTGATCTGATCCATACCATTCGATTGATTCGTACCATTCATTTGATCGTTGTTTGCGCAGCCGGCCGTCAAAATTCCCAGTCCCAAAATCAAAATCAGTAAACAGGAACTAAATCGTTTCATAACTCCCCCTCCTTCCGGAATCAGCTTTATCATAGCATTATTTTATTCCCTGATACAATATCAGACGAGAATGAAATATACGAATCACCTTTAACTCGTTAGCGCTTATTATCAATATCTGCATTTTTTAATTTTGAGAAAAGCCCCAATTACCATCGATTAGTCTGCGTGGCACAGTTCCACGATAAGCGGAGCAAGGATTGCGTAGCGCGGCCTTTTGCGTCAAGGAGGACGCAAAAGGCCGAAAGTGGTATTATGGCACGCAGACAAGCCCAAAAGCCTTTTAGCACGCACTTAAGCAACTTAAGCAATTAAGCAGTATAAGCCCACAAAAAATGAGGGCACATTACGTACCCCCACAGAATCTGCAAACCTAAATCCATAAGATCAAGAGGCTGGATTCTACAAGACAAAAAACGCTACAGCAATGATCAAATATACCGCTAGCAGCTGAACCCCTTCCATCCAGTTCGATTCCCCGTCCGTCGCTACCCTGTTGGCAATCAGAACTGAAAAGACGAGGGCTACAATTTCAAATTCATTGAAAACGATACTCATTGGTGTAAACAGTAAGCTCAGAAAGATCAATACAGGCGTGACAAACAAAATGATCTGCAGGCTTGACCCGATTGCAATCTCAACGGCGACATCCATTTTATTCTTCATCGCCATGACAATCGCCGTGCTGTGTTCAGCAGCATTACCGATGATCGGAATAAGAATAATGCCGACGAAAAATTCGCTTAGCCCGATCGCTTCCGACATTGGCTCTACAGCACTGACCAAGAACTCACTCTCCAGCCCGATCAGCACAGTGGCCCCGACCAAAACGGCAATTGCTTTTTTTATGGACCACTTCGGAGAGCTTTCCTGGGAATGGTCGATTGAATAAATATCTTTGTGCGTGTAAAAAGAAAAGACTAAACTCAGAATGTAGATAATAAACATGATGACTGCCACAATGATACTGAGTCCTTCATAACGCGTATTTAGGAGTGCCGGGTTCAGCGTATGTGTGAAGATAGCCGGAATCGTCAAACCAATAACCGCAAACAACAGCATACTGGCACTGTTGTCAATAACCTTTTGATTAAAACGCTGCGACTTGTATTTGATTCCACCAAAGATCATGCTTAAACCCAGCACCAGCAGAATATTGCCAATGACTGATCCGGCAATGGATGCTTTAACAACCTCAAAAAGACCTGCTTTTAAAGCAAAGAAAGAAATAATCAGTTCTGTTGCATTGCCAAACGTTGCATTCAAAAACCCGCCCATCTTGGGCCCTGAATAGAAGGAAATTTCCTCTGTTGCTTCGCCCATCAGCGCTGCCAAAGGAATAATAGCCAGTGCTGTCAAGACAAACATCAGCGTTGGTGTCCAATGCAAAAACTCACCGACAATAGTGATCGGCACAAATAGGAGCATGTAACGTAAAATCTTCACTTTTTTCGTTCCTTTCGAATAAGCTAGAATACTATAGTCCATCTCCGGGCTGCAGCACTGCGGGAACAAGTTCCAGCCGGTTTTGGTTGTACAAGACACAGAGCGCTAATTGACATTATATAAAAAATGAGATGCTTTTTCAATTCTTAAACAAAAATGCCAAACAAAGATTATAAAGGTCCCTCCAGAATCCGCTGCAGGAAACACGAATGTTGATCTCGAATTATTCATTATAATTGTACTTACATCAAAAGCATCAAAAATTAATCCAAAATTTTGACAATACAAAAAACGCCTAAAATCAGGAGGAACATACTATGTTGGTTGTTGCACTTAATGGGAGCCCAAAACCCAATGGAAATACGGCTCAAAGTCTTCAAATTGTTCTTAAGGAATTAGAAAAGGAGGGCATTCAGACCGAACTGCTGCAATTAGGCGGAAAACCGATTTTTGGCTGTAAGGTCTGCGGAAAATGCGCTCAGAGCAAAGACAGAAGCTGCCCGGGCCATAACGACGAATTGAATCC
This window contains:
- the cax gene encoding calcium/proton exchanger; amino-acid sequence: MKILRYMLLFVPITIVGEFLHWTPTLMFVLTALAIIPLAALMGEATEEISFYSGPKMGGFLNATFGNATELIISFFALKAGLFEVVKASIAGSVIGNILLVLGLSMIFGGIKYKSQRFNQKVIDNSASMLLFAVIGLTIPAIFTHTLNPALLNTRYEGLSIIVAVIMFIIYILSLVFSFYTHKDIYSIDHSQESSPKWSIKKAIAVLVGATVLIGLESEFLVSAVEPMSEAIGLSEFFVGIILIPIIGNAAEHSTAIVMAMKNKMDVAVEIAIGSSLQIILFVTPVLIFLSLLFTPMSIVFNEFEIVALVFSVLIANRVATDGESNWMEGVQLLAVYLIIAVAFFVL